The sequence below is a genomic window from Brettanomyces bruxellensis chromosome 9, complete sequence.
TCGACCTTGTTCTTAGCTCTCTTCTGGGAGCCAAGTCTCTTCTTTGCGAACTTTCTGGCTCTCTTATCTCCAAAGTTTCTAATCAAATCGATGATTCTTCTCTCGTATGGAGACAATCCAGTGACTTCCTTGATCAAATCTCTGACGAAGGTGGCCTTCTTGGTGGCTCTTCCCTTTCTCTGGGATGGTCTTGGAGCGACCTCCTTTGCGGTGACCTTGTGGCCCTTGTTCAAACCGACAGCAATTCCTgtaatgaaaaaaagaagttaGTTAGTAACTTGCAACTCTATAAATTAAGCGCTAAAATATAATACTGGCTCTAATACTGGCTCTTATCTCCTGGTTGGAACTTATGATACGTATGGAACACAACTCTGAACAACCTCTAAATGAAACAGAATAATAAACATAGTGCCTTAACTTCTTCCTAATATGATTGTAATTTGATAAGCTGCCTCATTTTATTACTGCACCCATTGCTATTATTAATCCACATATGATTTCATAATTCAAATCATTTCAATGTTCAACATCTAACATTCGTGTGCTTTGCTATTAATCAACATTCAATGGATAACAGCCTCTGCTTTAATGCCGTTTTGTTATATTCTCATCTACCGAAAGTCTCATCCAACTTTAACTCTAACTGATGCCCACATCTCCATTATCTTCAAAACTTCCTAAACATATTCTAAGCCGTGTATTCTCACCCAAACCTTCACTGTACATACCTGATCTAGCCATTTTGTACGCTGGTTGTATGTCTGTTTCTTTTAAAATCTCGTTCGAACAACTAGGATATGTAGTGTGCTGAGTTGTATAGATAGCGATGAAAGcacttttaaaaattttcagctttttttcagaCCTATGCTCTCACTTTCCTCAATCTGAGAGGCCCTACTTCCAGcgaaaaaattcaatgatACCTATTTACTGCCAGCAAActcatttttcaaacttGGGCTTCGCGGCTTTCAGCcataaaaattaatacAGAGGTGTGAGgtgtgcattttatttgtgtGACTGTGTAAATATTTCGGCCGGCCAAATTGTAAACCTTGCCGGAATCTGGTAGTCAATATCCACGATGATCAAATTTGGCTGCAACTAGAATACTTAACAACAGTTTTATCATTTCATAACACTTTATTTACAGCCAATGGAATAACGCTatcaataaatatatacatatcGCATTAAATCAGGCACATATAACGCCATCTTGCGCACTCTTGCAAACACCCGTGCACTAGTACTGATTACTGCGAGACTTCAGGTTTAAACGACACATTCGAGAGATCCATATCATAGCCTTCACATTCTTTTAGAATATCACCAAATGAAGCCTTAGCATGCTCCACGCCAAATTTTGCAAACGACAGATGTTCCGTAGTGTGATTTCTAACAACAGGAAACAAAAGTGACGCcagctttcttcttcctacGGTTAATTGTATTGGTTCCCCTTTGTAGGTACCACTGTAAAACACCTTTACATCTTCTCCGTTaggatttttcttcaagtcgTAATTCAATGGCTTGTTGGCTTTCTCACGTGCTTTTAACACGTCATATCTTAGTTTCCATCCAAATATACCCAATTCTTTGATTCTAGCTGATTTCTCCTTGGTCAAATAGTTGTCTAGTCCACCCTCCTTTGTGATAGTACGAAGAACACGCGATGTCAACCTTATTTTAATGGTTTTATTGAGTGCTTCAGACCACAATCTTTTAGTGACAACATTCGGAAGCCAAGATCTGGGAGTTCGATTACCCATTTCAGACACCTGATATCCAGATCCTCTCTCTTGTCCACCATAAAGTCCTCTGTCggatcttttgaaaaatagag
It includes:
- the RPL36 gene encoding 60S ribosomal protein L36; this encodes MARSGMYSEGLGIAVGLNKGHKVTAKEVAPRPSQRKGRATKKATFVRDLIKEVTGLSPYERRIIDLIRNFGDKRARKFAKKRLGSQKRAKNKVEEMSAIIAAARRHN